A single bacterium DNA region contains:
- a CDS encoding YtxH domain-containing protein, with the protein MTERRDFAVGLFIGGLIGLAFGLLFAPQPGMETRDRIRREGDRLRARARTRADDVADQARRAAGEMADRARSRADGFVARARDAAEDAIARGRSAVEERADRLRRSFEAGRDAAGGGMEESTRFGEPEP; encoded by the coding sequence ATGACGGAACGGCGTGACTTCGCCGTGGGGCTCTTTATCGGCGGCTTGATCGGACTGGCGTTTGGGCTGTTGTTCGCGCCGCAACCCGGGATGGAGACGCGGGATCGGATCCGGCGGGAAGGCGACCGCCTGCGCGCCCGGGCGCGCACGAGGGCCGACGACGTCGCCGACCAGGCGCGCCGCGCCGCCGGCGAGATGGCCGACCGCGCACGCTCGCGCGCCGATGGCTTCGTGGCCCGGGCGCGGGACGCGGCGGAAGACGCGATCGCCCGCGGCCGTTCGGCGGTGGAAGAGCGGGCCGACCGCCTGCGCCGCTCCTTTGAGGCGGGGCGGGACGCGGCGGGCGGCGGAATGGAGGAGTCCACACGCTTTGGCGAGCCGGAGCCTTGA
- a CDS encoding ATP-binding protein, with amino-acid sequence MTTEGSSRDGYDRVEIAIPVRPEFVSVARLTAATVAARQGFTYDEIEDLKIAVGEACTALIIARPDSRQPLTTAFVLAPDAIEVRVAARVAAPAWAQDGAAPATSDAPIDESRLGMFLMQCLVDEVEARHDRESGLTELRLLKHRLS; translated from the coding sequence GTGACAACCGAGGGATCCAGCCGCGACGGGTATGACCGCGTCGAGATCGCGATTCCCGTGCGTCCCGAATTCGTGAGCGTGGCGCGACTCACGGCGGCCACGGTCGCCGCGCGCCAGGGCTTCACCTACGACGAGATCGAGGATCTCAAGATCGCCGTGGGGGAAGCCTGCACCGCGTTGATCATCGCCCGTCCGGACTCGCGACAGCCGTTGACCACCGCGTTCGTGCTGGCGCCGGACGCTATCGAGGTGCGCGTGGCGGCGCGGGTCGCGGCGCCCGCGTGGGCGCAGGACGGCGCCGCGCCGGCGACGTCCGACGCGCCGATCGACGAGAGCCGCCTCGGGATGTTCCTCATGCAGTGCCTCGTCGACGAAGTGGAAGCCCGCCACGACCGCGAGTCGGGCCTGACCGAGCTGCGGCTGCTCAAACATCGGCTGTCTTAA
- a CDS encoding SigB/SigF/SigG family RNA polymerase sigma factor — translation MATRRRGRRLLDKDEVRALFLKFQEDRSPDVREELTLAHESLAIYLARKFADRGEPLEDIIQVAQIGLLKAIDRYDPNRGIEFTTYATPTIVGEIKRHFRDKLWAIRVPRRLRELNYTLMRAIEELSQRLGRSPTIPEIAQFTRVDFEDVISALEVGRAYSLVSLDAETSDGDEEHTVSLLESVGGEDEALERLEDRATLDWALARLPERAQQIIRMRFFDDLSQAEIARRLGISQMHVSRILREALARLRALVSDRRSGSEQP, via the coding sequence ATGGCGACACGCCGGCGGGGCCGTCGCCTGCTCGACAAGGACGAGGTCAGGGCGCTCTTCCTGAAGTTCCAGGAAGACCGCAGCCCTGACGTCCGCGAAGAACTCACGCTGGCCCACGAGAGCCTCGCCATCTATCTCGCCCGCAAGTTCGCGGACCGCGGCGAACCGCTCGAGGACATCATTCAGGTCGCCCAGATCGGTCTGTTGAAGGCCATCGACCGCTACGATCCGAACCGCGGGATCGAGTTTACGACCTACGCCACACCGACCATCGTCGGCGAGATCAAACGGCATTTCCGCGACAAACTGTGGGCGATCCGGGTCCCGCGGCGGCTGCGCGAGCTCAACTACACGCTGATGCGCGCCATCGAGGAGCTATCGCAGCGGCTCGGGCGGTCGCCGACCATTCCGGAGATCGCACAGTTCACGCGGGTCGACTTCGAGGACGTCATCTCCGCGCTGGAGGTCGGCCGGGCCTACAGCCTCGTCTCGCTCGACGCCGAAACCAGCGACGGCGACGAGGAGCACACCGTCTCGCTCCTCGAGTCGGTCGGCGGCGAGGACGAGGCGCTGGAGCGTCTCGAAGACCGCGCGACCCTGGACTGGGCGCTCGCCCGGCTGCCCGAGCGCGCGCAGCAGATCATCCGCATGCGCTTCTTCGACGACCTGTCGCAGGCCGAGATCGCGCGGCGGCTCGGCATTTCGCAGATGCACGTGTCGCGCATCCTCCGCGAGGCCCTCGCGCGGCTCCGCGCCCTGGTGAGCGACCGCCGATCCGGCTCCGAGCAACCGTGA